One stretch of Carassius carassius chromosome 18, fCarCar2.1, whole genome shotgun sequence DNA includes these proteins:
- the LOC132092097 gene encoding sodium/potassium/calcium exchanger 4-like isoform X3, with product MKKGFAVNADVNSSQAWRARYIIHSEEEMVSVEERQHSGADSHNKRQALYMFLALAIVCDDYFVMSLEKICEKLNLSEDVAGATFMAAGSSAPELFASVIGVFITHGDVGVGTIVGSAVFNILCIIGVCGIFAGQVVVLTWWPVFRDSFFYILSVIALIVFIYDEKIVWWESLVLVVMYAVYILIMKFNASLQKFFSRRSDTNVANGNAAAGSELEDGKDRFDCNWDDPSIPLLGPVKSSKVYSRGSVVMVDEIINASPPHYRFPEAGLRVMITNHFGPKTRLRMASRLIITERQRLVQAANGVETAVVDGKPDIENGNVPEDKTAEEKESELTSPFRIPAGCVNRTKWLISWPLLLILFFTIPNCAKSRWEKYFMLSFIHSTVWIAVFSYFMVWMVTIVGYTLGIPDVIMGITFLAAGTSVPDCIASLIVARQGLGDMAVSNTIGSNVFDILVGLGVPWALQTMAVNYGSVVMISSRGLVYSVVLLLGSVALTILGIHLNGWKLDFKLGVYVLVLYVIFLCFSIMIEYNVFTFVNLPMCQED from the exons ATGAAGAAAGGCTTTGCAGTGAATGCAGATGTGAATTCCAGTCAGGCCTGGAGAGCAAGGTACATTATACATTCAGAGGAGGAAATGGTTTCAGTGGAGGAGAGACAGCATTCTGGAGCTGACAGCCATAATAAACGGCAG GCTCTCTACATGTTCCTCGCTCTGGCAATCGTGTGTGATGACTActttgtgatgtctcttgagaaAATCTGTGAG AAGCTGAATCTGAGCGAGGATGTGGCTGGCGCCACGTTCATGGCGGCGGGGAGCTCAGCGCCCGAACTATTCGCTTCTGTTATAG GTGTCTTCATTACTCACGGTGATGTTGGAGTTGGAACAATAGTCGGTTCTGCTGTCTTCAATATTCTCTGCATCATTGGAGTTTGTGGGATCTTTGCTGGGCAG GTGGTCGTACTGACCTGGTGGCCAGTTTTCCGTGATTCTTTCTTCTACATATTGTCTGTTATTGCTCTAATTGTG TTCATCTATGATGAAAAGATTGTGTG GTGGGAGAGTCTGGTTCTGGTGGTCATGTATGCTGTATATATCCTTATCATGAA ATTTAATGCAAGCCTGCAGAAGTTTTTCTCAAGGCGGAGCGACACGAATGTTGCTAATGGAAATGCAGCGGCTGGCAGTGAACTGGAGGATGGTAAAGACCGTTTTGACTGTAACTGGGACGATCCGTCCATACCGCTGTTGGGTCCAG TCAAGTCCAGTAAGGTTTACAGTCGAGGTTCTGTGGTAATGGTTGATGAAATCATCAATGCTAGTCCTCCACACTACCGTTTCCCTGAAGCCGGTCTCCGTGTGATGATCACAAACCACTTCGGACCCAAGACTCGTCTGCGCATGGCCAGCCGTCTCATTATAACCGAG CGTCAGAGGTTGGTCCAGGCGGCTAACGGTGTGGAGACTGCTGTGGTGGACGGCAAGCCAGACATCGAGAATGGAAACGTGCCAGAAGACAAAACCgctgaagagaaagagagtgagctcACCTCACCGTTCAGAATACCAG CCGGCTGTGTGAACAGAACTAAATGGCTGATCTCTTGGCCGCTGTTATTGATCCTGTTCTTCACCATCCCAAACTGTGCCAAGTCTCGCTGGGAGAAATACTTCATGCTCTCGTTCATCCACTCCACCGTCTGGATCGCCGTCTTTTCCTACTTCATGGTGTGGATG GTGACGATCGTCGGATACACGCTTGGCATTCCCGATGTCATCATGGGCATCACGTTTCTGGCGGCGGGCACAAGCGTCCCAGACTGCATCGCCAGCCTGATCGTGGCTCGTCAAG GACTGGGAGACATGGCCGTGTCCAACACCATCGGCAGCAACGTCTTTGACATTCTGGTGGGGCTCGGCGTTCCCTGGGCGCTGCAGACCATGGCAGTCAATTATGGATCAGTT GTGATGATAAGCAGTCGGGGATTGGTTTACTCCGTGGTGCTGCTGCTGGGATCTGTCGCGCTCACC ATTCTTGGGATTCATCTGAACGGGTGGAAGCTGGACTTTAAGCTGGGTGTCTATGTGCTGGTTCTGTACGTCATCTTCCTCTGCTTCTCCATCATGATCGAATATAACGTCTTCACCTTCGTCAACCTGCCCATGTGTCAGGAAGACTAA